In the Colias croceus chromosome 1, ilColCroc2.1 genome, ttgtctaaaataaatattctatagAATTACAATTACTgtgtacaataataatttcaaataaatatttagagtAGGTGGATgattatattaacaataaaatttttaaacttaaaagaaaatacaatgagtaggtaagtacctacctgcAACAGAGGCCACCACAAGTGCACATAAAATGTAGACTCTCATTATTCCTTTGCAACTGTTACCTATGaaatctataaatttatattgcaCCTTGTTTTATACCCTATTATCtacatatcaataaaattacattgatTATCTCATGATAGGAAGATAATTTTTACAGGATTGACGTTAATAATAATCTCATCCACTAAAAATATTGGACGAATATTGTTAAGTTTAACGAGAACGAGTAAAGgtaatctttaaaatattttatttacattgcaACTTTCCCGGTGTGGTTTCATTGCAAGCACTGCAAAAGTAATGGTAAGTTATAATTACATGATCCATATTTGGTAAATTCgaattattaggtacttttaaACACATGCTTTATTAGATATCCATATCAGCCCATTATCCTGCTCAATAGTATCATTATGTTTACAAGTAGTTAAATTTTCAGCAACAATACCATTATCATGCGATGAATGTGCAACGATTAATGTTTCTGATAATCCGTTTTTAGGAGTAGGTGGGTTCGTTATGTTCAGTTTGTATTTTTGAATCTGgtttattatttaggtattaaGATGGATCCCCATAAAAGTAGGAGCATTCTCGTAGGATCTATAGGAGCGTGGAGTTAATCTGCTTTTTCAATCCCTTGATCCCGACTCCGTCTGCTTAAGATTGTATTCTCCGGTAGCACAACAATTcgactaataaatataatgtttagtCACCAACTTTCAGAAATACTATATATCTCGATAGAActcgtaaaataataatttttatatcagCCTGTCTAAAAATAGATAGTTATCTGGTTACTTATTTTTTAGGCCTTAATAAtcattaagattattttttaatttaatatacgtaATAAGCTGAGTCacattgaaattataaatttaaattttatatcgatgattcttaaaactaaattgtatgaaaacaAGATACACAGTTAGcgaattgtatttattatatatcacagtatttattaaattacgcGTTGCTCTGGATCCAGCTGGAGTATCTGTTAATTCTGGTGTATATTCCAGGGTAATTGGGTCTACCACAGACGGGTGTGCGGAAGGATGCGATACCAACCAACACGTTTTGGTGCACCAAGGGATTACCGACGTCTCCTTCGCAGAAGTCACCGCCAGTATTGGGGTTGCCTGCGCAGTGCATGTTCTGAGTTATTGTCATAGAGATGATGTTGTAGTTGCGTCTGCATGTCTCTTGGTTGATTATGTAGAGGTCAGCCTTCAACAGCTGGTTTGATCTGGGTCCTTCGTACTGAAAAGTAACCATTgtgattaaatatgttttggaAACTCAATtcgatttaaaaattgaacTATGTTATTgagattattaaaatatgaattaagtatgtatatattttgtttataaattaaattgaaatataacaaaatagtCTCAAATTGGGTTAGGTAATTAtgattgataatattatacttactctGATAGCACCCCATCCCATAACGGTGACCACTGTGTTGTCATTGAGGTTGTAGTTGCTGCCAGCGATTGAAATACGGTTTACATTTGTACCGTAGTTAATGAAGTTTTGAGCTCTCAAAATAGCGACGTCGTTGTTACTTTCTGTGACGTCATAACTCGGGTGAATTATGAAACTACCGACATTGAGAACCTGTCCGCCACTGTTTGCTTGTGATGATCCTACTCTGATGATCCAGTTTCGTGGAGCATCGTTGCTAAAATGATTATATAAATagttaatattcaaataaacgatagatattaatattcaaa is a window encoding:
- the LOC123691364 gene encoding trypsin, alkaline C-like gives rise to the protein MRVFILCALFVASVAGVPEQRISSGVQANIASYPYAAVLLRYSSGSYAQRCGGAIINNRSVLTSVNCIYNDAPRNWIIRVGSSQANSGGQVLNVGSFIIHPSYDVTESNNDVAILRAQNFINYGTNVNRISIAGSNYNLNDNTVVTVMGWGAIRYEGPRSNQLLKADLYIINQETCRRNYNIISMTITQNMHCAGNPNTGGDFCEGDVGNPLVHQNVLVGIASFRTPVCGRPNYPGIYTRINRYSSWIQSNA